One region of Kazachstania africana CBS 2517 chromosome 3, complete genome genomic DNA includes:
- the TPS2 gene encoding trehalose-phosphatase TPS2 (similar to Saccharomyces cerevisiae TPS2 (YDR074W); ancestral locus Anc_8.195), which produces MTNHKKQRVINCITQLPYKIQLDEDNNSWNVTPLTGNSALYSSLDYLQDESKDYEQIVVGWTGEISRKVNNNNINTSTSSTNSNTNDEDIEDPLYLTKDQMTNLTDKLNNEENRKNYNPIWLLRRNQSRWRNYAENVIWPTFHYILNPTGTESIISGDDNSIGNENDWWYDYVRFNEAYAMKVGELYQKGDVIWIHDYYLLLLPQLIRMKFPNDNVTIGYFNHVPWPSYEYFRCLSKRKQILDGVVGANKICFQNEQFSRHFVSSCKRLLDSTAKKSKNSLGIDQYQISAYGGDVLVDSLPIGVNTKLLLQDAFTQDIDSKVLAIKEAYQNKKIIIGRDRLDSVRGVVQKLRAFETFLAMYPEWRDQVVLIQVSSPTLKRNSPETIKLEQQVNELVNSINSEYGSLNFSPVQHYYMRIPKDVYMSLLRVADLCLITSVRDGMNTTALEYITIKSNISNFLCYGNPLILSEFSGSSTLLKDAIVVNPWDSVAVAKSINMALKLNKDEMGSLEAKLWDKVPTTQSWTENFLTSLNASSNLANQKDRKITPALNRPVLLKNYKKAERRLFLFDYDGTLTPIVQDPAAAIPTARLYSILHKLSQDPKNQIWIISGRDQQFLNKWLGSKNTELGLSAEHGCFVKDIRSPDWINLTEKTDMSWQERVSKVMEDFTNKTPGSFIEKKKVALTWHYRRSVPELGEYSAENLKTELIKFADDYGLEVMEGKANIEVRPRFVNKGEIVKRLVWHENGTDQDLLKPIDENITRDKMPDFILCLGDDSTDEDMFRELNVIEDKWHDKFKDQKNEWGHFGFYPVKVASASKQTVAKAHLTDPQQVLDTLGLLVGDVSLFQSAGTVELDARGHVKDSESSLKSKLATEAYAMKRSSSNNVNNKA; this is translated from the coding sequence ATGACTAATCATAAGAAACAAAGAGTTATCAACTGTATAACTCAATTACCTTACAAGATCCAATTGGATGAAGATAACAATTCATGGAATGTAACTCCATTGACAGGTAACAGTGCCCTTTATTCATCACTAGACTATTTACAAGATGAATCAAAAGACTATGAACAGATCGTTGTCGGTTGGACTGGTGAAATCTCAAGAAAAGTAAACAATAACAACATCAATACTAGCACTAGTTCAACTAATAGTAATACAAATGATGAGGATATTGAAGATCCTTTATATTTAACTAAAGATCAAATGACGAATTTAactgataaattgaataacgaagaaaatagaaaaaattataatcCAATTTGGTTActaagaagaaatcaatcaaGATGGAGAAATTATGCTGAAAATGTCATATGGCCAACTTTCCATTATATCTTAAATCCAACTGGTACTGAATCGATTATATCAGGTGATGATAATTCAATTGGTAATGAGAATGATTGGTGGTATGATTACGTTAGATTCAATGAAGCTTATGCGATGAAAGTCGGGGAACTGTATCAAAAAGGTGACGTCATTTGGATTCATGATTATTATCTATTACTATTGCCACAATTAATTAGAATGAAATTCCCAAATGATAATGTTACAATAGGTTATTTCAATCACGTGCCATGGCCATCTTATGAATATTTCCGTTGTTTATCGAAGAGAAAACAAATCCTAGATGGTGTTGTTGGtgcaaataaaatttgCTTCCAAAATGAACAATTTAGTCGTCATTTCGTTTCAAGTTGTAAAAGATTATTAGATTCAACTGccaaaaaatcaaaaaattcgtTAGGTATTgatcaatatcaaattagTGCTTATGGTGGTGATGTCTTAGTAGATTCTTTGCCAATCGGTGTCAATACTAAACTCTTGTTACAAGATGCATTCACTCAAGATATAGATTCCAAAGTTCTGGCAATCAAGGAAGCCTAtcaaaataagaaaattataatcGGCAGAGATCGTCTAGATTCTGTTCGCGGTGTTgtacaaaaattaagagcttttgaaactttctTGGCAATGTATCCGGAATGGAGAGATCAAGTAGTATTAATTCAAGTTAGTTCCCCAACTTTAAAAAGAAACTCCCCTGAAACCATCAAATTGGAGCAACAAGTTAATGAGTTGGTTAATTCCATAAATTCAGAATATGGTAGTCTCAATTTCTCTCCAGTACAACATTATTATATGAGAATCCCAAAGGACGTTTACATGTCATTATTAAGAGTCGCTGATTTATGTTTGATTACTAGTGTTAGAGACGGTATGAATACCACGGCATTGGAATATATTActatcaaatcaaatatatcaaatttcttaTGTTACGGCAATCCATTAATACTAAGTGAATTTTCAGGTTCCAGCACTCTATTGAAAGATGCGATTGTAGTCAACCCATGGGATTCTGTCGCGGTagcaaaatcaattaatatGGCTCTCAAATTAAACAAAGATGAAATGGGTTCCTTAGAGGCAAAATTATGGGATAAAGTCCCCACAACACAATCATGgactgaaaatttcttaacCTCATTGAAcgcttcttcaaatttagcAAATCAAAAAGATAGAAAAATAACGCCTGCTTTAAATAGACCAGttctattgaaaaactaCAAAAAGGCTGAACGTCgtcttttcctttttgaTTATGATGGTACTTTGACTCCAATCGTTCAAGACCCTGCAGCAGCAATTCCAACAGCTAGATTGTATTCTATCCTTCATAAATTATCTCAAGATCCAAAGAATCAAATTTGGATTATCTCTGGACGTGATCAGcaatttttaaataagTGGCTTGGTTCTAAAAATACTGAATTAGGTTTAAGTGCGGAACATGGTTGTTTCGTCAAAGATATTCGTAGTCCGGATTGGATCAACTTGACCGAAAAAACTGATATGTCATGGCAAGAACGTGTTAGTAAAGTCATGGAGGACTTCACTAATAAGACACCGGGttctttcattgaaaagaagaaagtcGCTTTGACTTGGCATTACAGACGTAGTGTCCCAGAACTTGGTGAATATAGTgcagaaaatttgaaaactgaGTTGATAAAATTTGCAGACGATTACGGTTTAGAAGTTATGGAAGGTAAAGCAAATATTGAAGTGAGACCAAGATTTGTTAATAAAGGTGAAATTGTTAAAAGATTAGTTTGGCATGAAAATGGTACTGATcaagatttattgaaaccaattgatgaaaatattacgAGAGATAAGATGCcagattttattttatgtCTAGGTGATGATTCTACGGATGAAGATATGTTCAGAGAATTAAACGTCATAGAGGATAAATGGcatgataaatttaaagatcaaaaaaatgaatggGGGCATTTCGGTTTTTACCCTGTAAAAGTAGCTTCTGCATCAAAGCAAACTGTCGCTAAAGCACATTTGACCGACCCTCAACAAGTTTTAGATACCCTAGGTTTACTTGTTGGTGATGTGTCCCTATTCCAAAGTGCTGGTACCGTAGAGCTGGACGCAAGAGGTCACGTTAAAGATAGTGAGAGTAGTTTGAAGTCAAAATTAGCTACCGAAGCTTATGCCATGAAAAGATCCTCCTCAAATAATGTTAACAATAAAGCATAG
- the RAD55 gene encoding putative DNA-dependent ATPase RAD55 (similar to Saccharomyces cerevisiae RAD55 (YDR076W); ancestral locus Anc_8.200) — protein sequence MSLGISLSQLITDNPQPLSSGVSALDDALNKGFHSRSIYEIYGPPGVGKTKMGIQLVQNATTGNSERKVLWIETHVSAPLNLMDFDKGNIFTVTTNKFTQLLIFFKKLLEKDEKYDLILISGFSQLVTDHIEILLNRGYNFKNIHELKCKHLALILTEMTKYTHSKNASIVLLNDCMNTSFQKDIGNVEDNLEVVDDGSNFLVSSSFNSHRRKNTQVLRSSLVANSAMGNKDNIWEAFIRCSIGIFWNWKHKDIGNNRKRNFEKCRIAVVSDLNGKEMQNKKRATYKNEVDCSIVRFDIDESSGSFKDIKADLNNINFDDRIMPPQKKNKSGSSVSISPSLTDSSRQVSPEELLLDTSLVGSAIDAYNKTVYEKEPELEAIIYDSEG from the coding sequence ATGTCACTAGGTATATCACTATCTCAATTGATTACTGATAATCCACAGCCGTTATCTAGTGGAGTTAGTGCTTTAGATGATGCGTTAAATAAGGGATTCCATTCGCGATcaatttatgaaatttatGGCCCTCCAGGTGTCGGTAAAACCAAAATGGGGATACAGTTGGTCCAAAATGCAACGACTGGCAACTCAGAAAGGAAAGTCCTATGGATAGAGACACATGTTTCGGCCCCCTTGAATTTAATGGATTTTGATAAGGGAAATATCTTTACCGTTACAACTAATAAATTCACACAGTTactgatatttttcaagaaattacttgaaaaagatgaaaagtATGATTTGATTCTAATCAGTGGATTTTCCCAATTGGTGACCGATCATATAGAAATTTTGTTAAATCGAGGGTACAATTTCAAGAACATACATGAGCTAAAATGTAAACATTTGGCCCTAATACTTACCGAAATGACAAAATATACACACTCAAAAAATGCTAGCATAGTGCTGTTGAATGATTGTATGAACACATcctttcaaaaagatattgGTAATGTCGAAGACAATTTGGAAGTGGTCGACGATggatcaaattttttagtttcatcatcatttaattcACACAGGCGTAAAAATACACAAGTATTACGAAGCTCACTAGTTGCTAATTCTGCAATGGGGAACAAGGACAATATCTGGGAAGCCTTTATCAGATGCAGTATTGGCatattttggaattggAAACACAAAGACATCGGAAATAATAGGAAaagaaactttgaaaaatgcaGGATTGCAGTGGTGTCTGATTTAAATGGAAAGGAAAtgcaaaacaaaaagaGGGCAACGTATAAGAATGAAGTTGATTGCAGCATTGTTAGATTTGATATCGACGAAAGCAGTGGTagtttcaaagatatcaaGGCTGATTTgaacaatatcaatttcgATGACAGGATAATGCCACCccagaaaaaaaataaatctgGTTCATCCGTAAGCATTTCTCCGTCACTTACAGATTCAAGCCGTCAAGTCTCACCTGAAGAACTGCTACTAGACACCTCTCTAGTGGGCTCTGCGATAGATGCATACAACAAAACAGTATATGAAAAAGAGCCGGAATTGGAGGCTATCATATACGATAGTGAAGGATAG
- the KAFR0C02660 gene encoding uncharacterized protein, whose protein sequence is MASIHSSHSSKKEENKVNETSYSLEAHDVPEDDYYNVGVTNIEIYSEFYNTPMKRIILFSSIFLVCYSYSLDSTLRKTFKTDATNSFSEHSLVSFVNCFSAIVSAIGELFFARSADIFGRTSIFYICLVFYVVGTIIVATSKGISQFAAGYCIYSFGESGIDMVMQLLVSDFSHLNWRLVAGVIPMLPNVINAWASGTIVSDFSDNWQWGIGMFAIIVPVACIPLAVCLFHMRYMAKKNKKNELKRPWHSNNELSWAQFIRETLFWRLDLVGLITLGASLGCILVPFTLTKKAGKKWAKASTIVPEVIGWAVGLPLYIVWEKFYAKYPLTPLRLIRDRGVYAALVAVFLYEFIYVMEANYMVTVLQVAFNNTSAAATRINNSYEFVSVLTAFILGFFVVFIRKTKRLILFGGTLFFVSYGLFIRYRGGHGCYAGSIAALCVFGFANGFIKYPTRTSLQASAGSHKRMAMITALFTAIGSVGKAMAAAIAGAIWSGLMPGALSSRISNSKVAAKAYSSPLTVIKTYGWNSTIRNEMIEAYRYVTKVLYIVAICLCVPLLIASFLLRDRRLENKVAYDSDSDDPSVLDEEKKV, encoded by the coding sequence ATGGCTAGTATTCACTCAAGTCATTCTTctaaaaaagaagaaaataaagtaAATGAAACCTCATATTCACTTGAGGCCCATGATGTCCCTGAAGATGACTATTATAATGTCGGTGTCACAAATATTGAGATATACTCGGAGTTTTACAATACTCCTATGAAGagaataattctttttagTTCGATTTTTTTGGTATGCTATTCATATAGCCTTGATAGTACTTTGCGTAAAACCTTTAAGACTGACGCAACAAATTCTTTCTCTGAGCATTCTTTGGTATCATTTGTTAACTGTTTCAGTGCAATAGTTTCAGCTATTGGCGAGCTTTTCTTTGCCAGATCAGCGGACATTTTCGGCAGAACATccattttttatatatgtcTCGTCTTTTATGTTGTCGGTACTATTATTGTTGCTACTTCAAAAGGTATAAGCCAATTTGCTGCTGGTTATTGTATTTATTCTTTCGGTGAATCAGGTATCGATATGGTGATGCAACTTTTGGTTTCAGACTTTTCGCACTTGAATTGGAGGTTAGTTGCCGGGGTTATTCCAATGCTTCCTAATGTCATTAATGCATGGGCCAGTGGTACCATAGTATCAGATTTTAGCGATAATTGGCAATGGGGTATAGGAATGTTTGCTATCATTGTTCCTGTAGCATGTATTCCTCTCGCAGTATGCTTGTTCCATATGAGATATatggcaaaaaaaaataaaaagaatgaacTAAAGCGTCCTTGGCATTCAAATAACGAACTCTCGTGGGCGCAGTTCATCAGAGAAACACTGTTTTGGAGGCTTGATTTAGTCGGTCTCATTACCCTCGGAGCATCATTGGGTTGTATTTTGGTACCATTTACATTGACCAAAAAGGCCGGTAAAAAGTGGGCGAAAGCATCAACTATTGTTCCAGAAGTTATCGGTTGGGCCGTCGGTTTACCACTTTATATCGTATGGGAGAAATTTTATGCAAAGTATCCTTTAACGCCGCTAAGACTAATCAGAGACAGGGGAGTTTATGCTGCACTGGTCGCAGTTTTCCTGTatgaatttatttatgTTATGGAAGCAAATTATATGGTTACCGTTTTACAGGTAGCATTTAATAATACTTCTGCTGCAGCCACAAGAATTAACAACTCTTATGAGTTTGTAAGTGTTTTGACTGCTTTTATACTAGGTTTCTTCGTTGTGTTCATTAGGAAGACCAAGAGGTTGATTTTGTTTGGTGGCACTTTGTTTTTCGTTTCTTATGGCTTATTCATCCGTTATCGTGGTGGTCATGGCTGTTATGCCGGATCTATCGCCGCCCTTTGTGTATTTGGTTTCGCAAATGGTTTTATTAAATACCCAACAAGAACTTCCCTTCAAGCTTCTGCAGGCTCTCATAAAAGGATGGCTATGATTACTGCTCTTTTCACCGCAATTGGTAGTGTTGGTAAAGCTATGGCAGCTGCTATCGCCGGTGCTATTTGGAGTGGTCTAATGCCAGGTGCATTATCCAGTAGGATTTCCAATTCAAAGGTAGCTGCAAAGGCTTATAGTTCACCTCTCACGGTAATTAAGACGTATGGATGGAATTCGACTATTCGTAACGAGATGATTGAAGCTTATCGTTACGTCACAAAAGTTTTATATATTGTCGCAATTTGTTTATGTGTGCCTCTGCTAATTGCCTCTTTTCTACTGAGAGATAGAAGGTTGGAAAATAAGGTAGCTTATGATTCAGACTCAGATGATCCCTCAGTTTTggatgaagagaaaaaagtaTAG